The nucleotide sequence GTAACTCCGACATTATGGTAGGTGTCCTGCATAATCTCGGTAACCATATAATCTTTGAGATCGAAGCGGAAGGCGATATCGTCCGTCACCCAGTACTTTGCTCCCACACCGACATTAAAAGCGGCCATGTCCTTCGTCGAAATCTCGGGACGATAGTGGGCGCCCCCGAAACCGGCCAGGACAAAGGGTGTGAATTTACCCTCGGGCATAAAGTGATAGACGAGATCGAGATGATAAGTAGTAAGGTCCACTCTATCCATGGGACTTCCGAATTGCCCTTCCGTCAGACCCGTTCTTGCCCTGTCATCAACATTGGTGCGAATAAATTCCCCGGCGCCTTCAATACCAAAATGTTTCGTGAAATTGTAGCCAAGCCGCAGGCCAAATACGGCGCGATTTGCCAGATTCTGACTGTCTTGGAAGAAATTGTACCCTGCGAACGGGCCAACTTCAAACGATCCTGCCCTTATCTCGGAGCGAGCAGACAAGGGTAGGAGAAAAATAAACGCAGCTACCATCAGCGCTGCACGATAAGTTGTTTTCATTGTACGTCCTCCTTTATGTTGCTACGTCTTGATGAAGCAAAAAGGGAGACAGGTGAATTATGACGTATAGCCTGTCTTCCCTTCTTGCCTGCTTGCATGCCTATTACCTCATGCCTTACGGCTGTGAGACCGCGTTCTGATCGAGATTGACCGCAGTCTGCGCCAGCAGTCTGCTATTCGCCGACGCCTTGTTACCGAAATTGATTGCAGTTTTCGCCAGTACAACGCCCTCGATGTGCGCGTTCGCTCCCAGCGTCACAGATCCGGCGACCTGCCAGAAGATGTTTTTGGGTTGTGCGCCGCCAAGCAGAAACACATTCGTATTGGCGCCCGTCGTGAGAGTTAACGCGATCTGGAAGATCCAGACGTCATTCGGACCACCCGAAAGAGTGACATTGGTTGTAACTGGCAGTGTCACGGCGGTGCCCCACGTATAGGTGCCGGGGGGGAGCGTTTGCCCACCGAGATTTCCGGTTCCGACATTCAAGAAGGCGGCGCCAACTCCTGCGGGTCGTCCGGCAGCGTCGGTGTACGCGGTTTCCATGTCGCCCTTGGCCGTGGTCACGTTAGTCGGAGTAGGGGCCGCATAGTCAAATGCGTAGACCTTTCCGATTACTTGACCGGCGGAAGTTGAAAATGCACTCCCTAAGGGCAGGTTCAGCGCCCAAGGACCGGTGATGGCACTCGAGGTGACTCCCGGGCCTACTCCCATATCGCCCGTAACCACCGTTCCGGCCGTGGCATTGGCGATCCCCGTGAGGGCAAAAATCGCATAGTTGCCGGCCAAACCAAGAGGCACTGGAGCTGGACCTAGCCCTAGGGTTACGGTTACGGTATATGTAGCCGTTGTGCTGTCTGCCGC is from Deltaproteobacteria bacterium and encodes:
- a CDS encoding ice-binding family protein; the encoded protein is NEAPKTIAVTVPPATPVTALVATVTATGPVVKVGTTVQTSTATANDFTGPVAYIVTAGDSTTATYTVTVTVASASAKAITAYSFAGFTDSVGIINEAAKTIAVTVPPATPVTALVATFTATGPVVKVGTTVQTSTATANDFTSPVAYIVTAADSTTATYTVTVTLGLGPAPVPLGLAGNYAIFALTGIANATAGTVVTGDMGVGPGVTSSAITGPWALNLPLGSAFSTSAGQVIGKVYAFDYAAPTPTNVTTAKGDMETAYTDAAGRPAGVGAAFLNVGTGNLGGQTLPPGTYTWGTAVTLPVTTNVTLSGGPNDVWIFQIALTLTTGANTNVFLLGGAQPKNIFWQVAGSVTLGANAHIEGVVLAKTAINFGNKASANSRLLAQTAVNLDQNAVSQP